From one Eucalyptus grandis isolate ANBG69807.140 chromosome 9, ASM1654582v1, whole genome shotgun sequence genomic stretch:
- the LOC120288258 gene encoding F-box protein At1g30790-like — MSSSGSDDDGGPKLPNDVAVEILKRLPARSLFRFRCVCRSWRSTIDDSRFVALHWSHSALDTSSRYLVCLDLGDDAVQSPCSLFLNESLTLPPSPRESKSRLLLPATVTASSVRVMVFAVGASGTESVATESLESRFTHSVQIPGELWNVRSRLSPTVIERSS, encoded by the exons ATGAGTTCCTCCGGCTCCGACGACGACGGCGGCCCGAAGCTCCCTAACGACGTCGCCGTTGAGATCCTGAAGCGGTTGCCGGCGAGATCTCTCTTCCGGTTCAGGTGTGTCTGCCGGTCATGGCGTTCCACCATCGACGACTCTCGTTTCGTGGCCCTCCACTGGAGCCACTCCGCTCTCGACACCTCCAGCCGGTATCTCGTGTGTCTAGACCTTGGCGACGATGCTGTCCAGAGCCCGTGCTCTCTGTTTCTCAACGAGTCTCTCACCCTGCCTCCTTCCCCGCGCGAATCGAAATCCCGTTTGCTGCTCCCAGCGACCGTTACGGCTTCGTCGGTTCGTGTAATG GTGTTCGCCGTTGGAGCTTCTGGAACAGAAAGCGTCGCGACAGAAAGCCTCGAGTCAAGATTTACTCACTCAGTACAGATTCCTGGAGAACTGTGGAATGTGAGGTCCCGGCTCTCTCCTACAGTAATAGAGCGGTCTTCTTGA